The genomic window ggtgttgtgtgtgcgtgtgtgtgtgcgtgtgcacatTGAGGTACCGCTGCCTTcacgttggttttgtttggtgttgtgtgtgcgtgtgtgtgtgcgtgtgcacatTGAGGTACCTCTGCCTTcacgttggttttgtttggtgttgtgtgtgtgtgtgtgcacattgaGGTACCGCTGCCTTcacgttggttttgtttggtgttgtgtgtgcgtgtgtgtgcgtgtgcacatTGAGGTACCTCTGCCTTcacgttggttttgtttggtgttgtgtgtgcgtgtgtgtgtgcgtgtgcacatTGAGGTACCTCTGCCTTcacgttggttttgtttggtgttgtgtgtgtgtgcgtgtgcacatTGAGGTACCTCTGCCTTcacgttggttttgtttggtgttgtgtgtgcgtgtgtgtgtgcgtgtgcacatTGAGGTACCTCTGCCTTcacgttggttttgtttggtgttgtgtgtgtgtgtgtgtgcgtgtgcacatTGAGGTACCTCTGCCTTcacgttggttttgtttggtgttgtgtgtgcgtgtgtgtgtgcgtgtgcacatTGAGGTACCTCTGCCTTcacgttggttttgtttggtgttgtgtgtgcgtgtgtgtgtgcgtgtgcacatTGAGGTACCTCTGCCTTcacgttggttttgtttggtgttgtgtgtgcgtgtgtgtgtgcgtgtgcacatTGAGGTACCTCTGCCTTcacgttggttttgtttggtgttgtgtgtgcgtgtgtgtgtgcgtgtgcacatTGAGGTACCTCTGCCTTcacgttggttttgtttggtgttgtgctgtgtgtgcgtgtgtgtgcttgtgcaCATTGAGGTACCGCTGCCTTcacgttggttttgtttggtgttgtgtgtgcgtgtgtgtgtgcgtgtgcatattGAGGTACCTCTGCCTTcacgttggttttgtttggtgttgtgtgtgcgtgtacaCATTGAGTTACCGCTGTGTGTCacgttggttttgtttgtgtgtgtgtgtgcgtgtgtgtgtgcgtgtacacATTGAGGTACCGCTGCCTTcacgttggttttgtttggtgttgtgtgtgtgttttttgtagacGATTGTTCAACTCTTTACAGCAGTGCTAACCGCCAAGGCTTTCAATTCTGTAACTTCTCCACTCAGCCTCATTGCTGCTCCCACATGCATTGTGAGAAAGACGTGTgctctgttgttttgttttaacgtgTTTATTTCACAACAGGAAGATCTTTCAGAAtgtcagaaaagaaaaataaacggCTGCTCCCAGCTACGGACtaacttcctgtgttacaggtcacTTGGTCAGATTGCCGTTAGACTGTTGAAGTTAATTTGGTGTAATTTGGTgcagaaggttttaaaaataaaaaccctgacACTGATGAGAGAAGAAGAGggggccagtgataatgttgtgTGGGCTTTTGCTAGGGgcgcattctttttttattttaagttcttGTTTAACCCATGCTCCAAGCATTGCCTATCCTCTTGTACTAGTTTCCCACAGTAAAGGCATTGTGTAGTAGAGCCCAGGTAAGatttgtgaagcacagagaagtctggggaagcatatttaaaaaaaaacataacaaaccagGTCAAACTACAGCAAATACAGACCCACGGGAAAACTTCAAGCACAGCGTGGTCAGCTTCGAATCCCATTGAATCCAGAGTGATCTGTTGTCACATGGAAACTGTCAATAAAGGGCTGAAGAAGGCTATTGTTCAATGTGTGGGTTTGTAGTATAGCGTGTGCTGGATGGGTAACTACAGAAGTAACATTGTCTTTGTTTGGTACAGGTCTTCTGAAATATAGAGATTCTTTTAAAATCTAATGACAGCTGTCAGTCACACACAATGTTCCTGTTTCAAATCGCACTGTTCCtgttaaaagaagaaaatgtgaGGTTTTTTTTGGTTCATAATGAACATGCAGTAGGGTTGAATCCTGTCCACTCCGGAGCTTCAGAACGAGGCCAGTGTAGAGAGGATGTGCCTGATCACCTCACACCTGAGCTCAGTTATGATTTGTATGACGTGGGAGGAGCTGTCATTCACGTCCTGCTAACACTGGACTCTGAggtagtggtggggaccaaccaagacgtagcttcaGTGTAATACAGGAGCCTTCAGCGCAGAGAGTCTTGATCTACagagagattagacagtgagtgagcagagcagctctgatatacagagagattagacagtgagtgagcagagcagctctgatatacagagagattagacagtgactgagcagagcagctctgatatacagagagattagacagtgactgagcagagcagctctgatatacagaAAGATTAgacagtgactgagcagagcagctctgatatacagagagattagacagtgacttgagcagagcagctctgatatacagagagattagacagtgactgagcagagcagctctgatatacagagagattagacagtgactgagcagagcagctctgatatacagagagattagacagtgactgagcagagcagctctgatatacagagaAATTAgacagtgactgagcagagcagctctgatatacagagagattagacagtgactgagcagagcagctctgatatacagagagattagacagtgactgagcagagcagctctgatatacagagagattagacagtgagcagagaagctctgatatacagagagattagacagtgactgagcagagcagctctgatatacagagagattagacagtgactgagcagagaagctctgatatacagagagattagacagtgactgagcagagaagctctgatatacagagagattagacagtgactgagcagagcagctctgatatacagagagattagacagtgactgagcagagcagctctgatatacagagagattagacagtgactgagcagagcagctctgatatacagagagattagacagtgactgagcagagcagctctgatatacagagagattagacagtgactgagcagagcagctctgatatacagagagattagacagtgactgagcagagcagctctgatatacagagagattagacagtgactgagcagagcagctctgatatacagagaAATTAgacagtgactgagcagagcagctctgatatacagagagattagacagtgactgagcagagcagctctgatatacagagagattagacagtgactgagcagagcagctctgatatacagagagattagacagtgagcagagaagctctgatatacagagagattagacagtgactgagcagagcagCTCAGATATACagagagattagacagtgagtgagcagagcagctctgatatacagagagattagacagtgactgagcagagcagctctgatatacagagagattagacagtgactgagcagagcagctctgatatacagagagattagacagtgacttgagcagagcagctctgatatacagagagattagacagtgactgagcagagcagCTCAGATATACAGAGATTAGACAGTGactgagcagagaagctctgatatacagagagattagacagtgactgagcagagcagctctgatatacagagagattagacagtgactgagcagagaagctctgatatacagagagattagacagtgagcagagcagctctgatatacagagaGATTGGAGATTATATATTCCCATGCACATGTTCTGATATGATTTTATGAAGGTAAGCACACTGCACAgcaagcaggttttcctcatgcAGTTGTGTGAGTTCCACAAAATGGAATCTGACTCGAACGAACACGTGTGTGAGCCTCCCTCGTCATGTGACAGCGGTGTCTGTGTGACTGGGAGCGACTTCAACTCCGTGACGTTTCCGCTGTGTTTACATCCTTGTACAGAAGAGCGCTAAAGTCAAGGCACGTTTGTTAGGGAGACGGGAGTATTTGAATTTCAAAGGTAAATTCCCACAATAATTGTAGAATAACttgtaaaaatgcattgattgaaataagcaatgttttaaaaaaaatgtgtatacttTATCTTGACCGACATATGTTCTTTATATTGCTGATAAAAAcgtgtatataatataaaatacagtaagcaATACAGTTAcgattaaagaaaaacaaagataagTCGGCAGTGAAACGTGCCCAGGGTTGCTGGTGTACTGGTAAGTTATTCTAACCAGGGCAGTGGTTTTTGCCGCCCTAGTTGTAAACAGCACTTGACACAGGGTGCGCGGGTTACTTCtcattgtattttcattgtacttTATTTGTACAGGACCGTATTGCGTTCCTTATCTACTGTAAAACTGCTATCTAACGTGTAGGTTAGTGATCTTGTGAACGTGCACAGCAAATCCGCCCGTATTTAAATAATCTTTACCGATGTGTTATGAAATGCTCAGATGGCACAGAGCCGCTCTAGTTCCAGTGCCTGGACACCGATGAAGACATCTCTTTGTTGTGTCAATGCAATAATAAGaaatatttgtattgattttttttttttagccaatttCTCGCCAAATGTAGCGACGTTAAGGGCTGACTTGGCGagatttgttgtcaaaagcaaTTAGCTGCAAATCTAGCGATTTCCAGGACAGTCATCGCAGAATTTCAGATTCACACGTTTCGATTATCGTCCTTTTATAAGAATCGTTGTCAGGGTATTTAAATGAAATCCAGTAACGTCCCGCCCCATTTGAATACGCAAGGACCTTCAATGCGTCCTTTGCTTAGCAAGAAGATCAATAACCACGAGCATGATCCCAGGGGAGACCAGATTTCGCGCGATACTCCGGCATGATCACCCTGCCCcccagatttaggactacaccactgctcatgaTATGGTTTTGTAACGCCAGCAATAAGTTTTGCAGAACAGCCTATTCTGCCTATATGGTCACGCAGCCCCTGATACTAACTCCTCTCCGATTGTGTCTGCAGCAGCGCTCTGAGCGTGTCTCTGGGATGTGTGGCCGCACAGCGTGCACGCTGGCCCCGGTCGAGGTGAGCGCTGCCTGTTCGTATCGTGACCGGCAGGGCAGGATCAGACGCCCGGCCTGGAGGGATGGAGACCAGGATAAGTACAGGCCTTCCTACAACAAGAGCCCGCAAAGCAGCAGCCCTGTGCTGGTATCTCGCAGCCACTTCTGCAAGGTAGCATTCAGCACTCCCTCCGCGCTCTGTGGCTGACAAGCGCGGGACAGTGATGGGCAGACTTGCACTGTTATTCACGTGCCTGCAGTGTGTGTAGATCATCATCTGCCTCCCTGCAGTGTTGGGAGATCTATTTCACAACAGCTGCTTATTCAGAGTGTTTCCATACACACAGTCAATAGTGTATGCTTCCAGACAAGTTACAGTCTAATCATTTAGGGAGCTGAACACAATCTAACACCACCTTGTACATCTTTCTGTGGCTCTGTGTCTTTCTCTTtgggtctctgtgtgtctcactcTGTGCCTCTCACTGTGTCTCTCACTCTGTGTCTGAGCCTCTCATTGTGTGTCTCTCACTCTGTTTGTCTGTGGCTCTCATTGTGCCTCTCTGTTTGTCTCTGggtctctcactgtgtgtgtctctgtctttctcttggtctcttactctgtgtgtctctcactcTGTGACTGTGTCTCTGGGTGTTTCTGtgcctctctgtgtgtttctgtcggtgcctctgtgtttctctgtgcaGGGTGCTGCGAGTGAGGAGCGTGTGATCGCAACCATGCGCTGGGGCCTCGTCCCGTCCTGGTTCCAGGAGAGCGCCCCCTCAAAGATGCAGTACAGCACCAGCAACTGCCGCAGTGAAGGGATGATGCAGAAAAAGTCCTACAAGGTCAGAAGGCAGCGGGATGTTACTGTCACATAACTGTCAGTCCACACTTGGTTTGCAGCGCTGCTGCACCCTTGCTTTGACCTAgccggtctctctctctctgtctgtctgtctgcccagGACCCTCTGTTAAGGGGGAAACGCTGTGTGATCCTGGCTGACGGCTTCTATGAGTGGAAGAGGCAGGACAAGGAGAAGCAGCCGTACTTCATCTACTTCCCCCAGGCCACAAGGGACGAGGAAGAGGTACCGGTAAGCAGTCCGacgaatgaaaaaaacaaaaagctacgGCCAGTAAAACGGGTAAAATATAGCTACAGACGAAGCCCTGTAGATGTTAAGAGCGCAGGGGGTGGAATGTACCAACTGGTTATGAAAGTGACATCCCCAATCTGTGTGTTTCCTCTGCCCCCTGTCCCTGCAGGGTGTGGAGGGAGAGAATTCTGAGGAGTGGAGGGGCTGGAGGCTGCTCACAATGGCCGGCCTCTTCGATTGCTGGACCCCCCCAGGGGGAGGGGAGCCCCTGTACACCTACACCATCATCACTGTGGGGGCATCCAGGGCAATGGACTGGGTGCACGACAGGTGAGCAGGGATTCAAGTAAAAACTCAGCATCATCAGGGTTTGTACTCATAATAGATTTGAAGATTTCCTACTGTATAGGAGATTAAATACTTCTAAAGACTTCAAAAGTCACTTCTTCAGCCAGTGTAAGTGGAAATGAAAACTggcccagcagtcacagtgagcagggttagctgtatagtccagtcacagtgagcagggttagctgtatagtccagtcacagtgagcagggttagctgtatagtccagtcacagtgagcagggttagctgtatagtccagcagtcacagtgagcagggttagctgtatagtccagtcacagtgagcagggttagctgtatagtccagtcacagtgagcagggttagctgtatagtccagcagtcacagtgagcagggttagctgtatagtccagtcacagtgagcagggttagctgtatagtccagcagtcacagtgagcagggttagctgtatagtccagtcacagtgagcagggttagctgtatagtccagtcacagtgagcagggttagctgtatagtccagtcacagtgagcagggttagctgtatagtccagtcacagtgagcagggttagctgtatagtccagtcacagtgagcagggttagctgtatagtccagtcacggtgagcagggttagctgtatagtccagtcacagtgagcagggttagctgtatagtccaggcacagtgagcagggttagctgtatagtccagtcacagtgagcagggttagctgtatagtccagtcacagtgagcagggttagctgtatagtccagtcacagtgagcagggttagctgtatagtccagtcacggtgagcagggttagctgtatagtccagtcacggtgagcagggttagctgtatagtccagtcacggtgagcagggttagctgtatagcccAGCAGTCGCAGTGAAAATTAAACGCACAGATACATAAAACAGCCCTGTTCTCTCGTACCGTATGCAGAATGCCTGCCATCCTGGATGGGGAGGAGGCAGTCGGGCAATGGCTGGATTTCGGAGCGGTCAAACCTCTTGAAGCGATGAAGCTCATTCACCCCACTGAAGCCCTCTGCCTTCACCCGGTCTCCAGCATCGTCAACAACTCCAGAAACAACACCCCAGAGTGCATCCAACCCATTGAACTGGGGGTGAAGAAGGTAAGTCATCTCCTGTACTCTATCCCGTTGAACTGGGGGTGAGGAAGCTACCTCGTCTCCTGTACTCTATCCCGTTGAACTGGGGGTGAGGAAGCTACCTCGTCTCCTGTACTCTATCCCGTTGAACTGGGGGTGAAGAAGGTAAGTCATCTCCTGTACTCTATCCCGTTGAACTGGGGGTGAGGAGGCTACCTCGTCTCCTGTACTCTATCCCATTGAACTGGGGGTGAGGAAGCTACCTCGTCTCCTGTACTCTATCCCATTGAACTGGGGGTGAGGAGGCTCTCTCGTCTCCTGTGCTCTATCCCATTGAACTGGGGGTGAGGAAGCTACCTCATCTCTTTCACGCTGGCACTCACTTCAATCATGCTTTATCATGTTTGTACTATGCTTTGTCTGTATGTACAGCATTTCTTTCAGGTgagaaatgtctttaagcaaagaaTAACAAATTCAgataattttgtttatatattttgaaCAGTCACAATATGTCTAATATAGTGTACCTGctttcaaatatttgtaaatgtggACGCCTCAGTGTGGAACCACTGCAGAGTGATTGTAGCTCACAAAAATAATTCCATGCATCTTAACCTTTTTTTGCACTTGCAATGGCTACAGTGGTCTGAAACGCGCAGCTCTGAGTGAAACACACGCAACAGCACGTTTCCATTTGAAAAGGGTTTTCATGGAAAAGCAACGAATCCAGCATGCACAGCAGGGGCGATAGCTGGAATTATTCTGTTATAATCTTCCTGTTTCCCGTTTCATTCTCAACAGGAAGCAAAGCCGTCCGCCAGCAGTAAAATGATGCTGAACTGGTTAAAAACTGAGTCTCCCAAGAAGGAAGGTGGCGCCACAGAGTCTCTGGCTAGTCCATCTAAGAAGCAGCAGGAAGGGGGAGCGAAGAGGGGCAGTGAGGGGCTGATGCAAGCCTGGctcaggaaagcagagagctgtgAGCCTGTAAAGAaaccacgaacaaactgacacaCTGTGCTTGAGCTGCATGAGCCAGTGCCGGGACCCTGGGACAGTGCGAGAGGACTGTACTGTCAAAGAGGCCTTTGCATTGAAAGAGTGAGATTGTGATTTGAAATAAGTCCTTAATTTTGTTTGTGTCCCA from Polyodon spathula isolate WHYD16114869_AA chromosome 16, ASM1765450v1, whole genome shotgun sequence includes these protein-coding regions:
- the LOC121328236 gene encoding abasic site processing protein HMCES-like, which produces MCGRTACTLAPVEVSAACSYRDRQGRIRRPAWRDGDQDKYRPSYNKSPQSSSPVLVSRSHFCKGAASEERVIATMRWGLVPSWFQESAPSKMQYSTSNCRSEGMMQKKSYKDPLLRGKRCVILADGFYEWKRQDKEKQPYFIYFPQATRDEEEVPGVEGENSEEWRGWRLLTMAGLFDCWTPPGGGEPLYTYTIITVGASRAMDWVHDRMPAILDGEEAVGQWLDFGAVKPLEAMKLIHPTEALCLHPVSSIVNNSRNNTPECIQPIELGVKKEAKPSASSKMMLNWLKTESPKKEGGATESLASPSKKQQEGGAKRGSEGLMQAWLRKAESCEPVKKPRTN